The following proteins are co-located in the Manihot esculenta cultivar AM560-2 chromosome 9, M.esculenta_v8, whole genome shotgun sequence genome:
- the LOC110623631 gene encoding protein DETOXIFICATION 24, whose amino-acid sequence MDEAIMQERLLRTEELETANLTSRIWTESKKTWRVAFPAMITKVTYFGMIVVTQSFIGHISELQLAAYALEQTFFVRFVNGILIGMSSATETLCGQAFGAAQYHMLGIYLQRSWIVDHILTTIVVPLFIFATPILRLIGQVEEIAVVAGKISLWFIPFLYYFVFSLTMQMYLQTQMKNQIIGWLSAISFVIHVLLSWVFVTKLDWGVSGAMAALNISAWLTVVELFLYVLGGWCPNTWKGFTRAAFSDLLPVVKLSVSSGFMFCLELWYNSILVLIAGYMKNAATAISAFSICLNVSNWQFMICLGFLIAASVRVSNELGRGNAKAANFAIKVVLCTSACLGVVFWVLALVFGRKLSYIFTDNEEVADMVSDLSVLLSFTLLLNSIQPVLSGIAVGSGQQSIVAFINLGCYYGVGIPLGIVLAYVAHLQVKGLWIGLLSGVLTQTVILSCLIWNTNWDEQVKIASERLNRWFLKNP is encoded by the exons ATGGACGAAGCGATAATGCAAGAAAGGCTTCTTAGAACAGAAGAGCTCGAAACTGCTAATCTCACAAGCAGAATTTGGACAGAGTCTAAGAAGACATGGAGGGTTGCCTTCCCTGCAATGATAACCAAAGTGACTTATTTCGGAATGATAGTTGTGACTCAGTCGTTTATCGGTCACATCAGCGAGTTGCAGCTCGCTGCATATGCACTTGAACAAACCTTCTTCGTGAGATTTGTTAATGGGATATTG ATTGGCATGTCAAGCGCAACAGAAACGTTATGTGGACAAGCATTTGGAGCTGCACAATATCACATGTTGGGAATATATCTGCAGAGATCGTGGATTGTTGATCATATTCTTACGACGATAGTAGTCCCTCTCTTCATCTTCGCCACGCCAATTCTGAGACTAATTGGTCAGGTGGAGGAAATAGCAGTAGTAGCTGGAAAAATCTCTCTGTGGTTCATCCCTTTCCTCTACTACTTTGTTTTTAGCTTGACAATGCAAATGTACTTGCAAACCCAGATGAAGAACCAGATTATTGGATGGCTTTCTGCAATTTCGTTCGTGATTCATGTGCTTTTGAGTTGGGTTTTTGTGACCAAACTTGACTGGGGGGTCAGTGGTGCAATGGCTGCATTGAACATTTCTGCTTGGTTAACTGTCGTCGAACTATTTTTGTATGTTTTGGGAGGGTGGTGTCCTAACACTTGGAAAGGGTTTACTAGGGCTGCCTTTTCTGATCTCCTTCCCGTCGTCAAGCTCTCAGTTTCTTCTGGCTTCATGTTTTG TTTAGAACTGTGGTACAATTCTATTCTAGTACTCATAGCTGGATACATGAAGAACGCAGCCACAGCAATATCAGCTTTCTCCATTTG CCTTAATGTCAGTAATTGGCAATTCATGATCTGCCTTGGATTCTTAATAGCTGCGAG CGTGCGAGTATCAAATGAATTGGGGAGGGGAAATGCAAAGGCCGCAAACTTTGCCATTAAAGTAGTTCTCTGCACTTCAGCATGTCTTGGAGTGGTATTCTGGGTATTGGCATTAGTCTTCGGTCGAAAACTTTCATATATTTTCACAGACAACGAGGAAGTTGCAGATATGGTTTCAGACCTCTCTGTTCTACTTTCATTCACGCTGTTACTCAACAGCATTCAGCCAGTACTCTCCG GAATAGCTGTAGGTTCTGGTCAACAAAGTATTGTTGCATTTATTAACTTGGGTTGCTATTATGGCGTTGGGATACCTTTAGGGATTGTGCTTGCATACGTTGCTCATCTTCAAGTCAAG GGTTTGTGGATTGGACTGTTGAGTGGAGTATTAACACAGACTGTCATCTTATCTTGTCTCATATGGAATACTAATTGGGATGAGCAG gtAAAGATAGCATCAGAACGTCTCAACCGTTGGTTTTTGAAGaatccataa